From the Anopheles merus strain MAF chromosome 2L, AmerM5.1, whole genome shotgun sequence genome, the window ATTTGATCACTTTCTCTCGTTGACTTTGGTCGCAATTCAACTGTCTCGGCGCGGTTCAATATGTTGCAATTGCAATTGGCTCGTGTCTCTATGTACATGCAATTTCTTCAACAGGGCCGATATGCACTCCACCGCCTGCTCGATGTTTCTGTTACAAAATGGAAAGGGTTTTCCATTAACAGGGCTGCGATACGTTGACAAAAACGAGCGTAAACACGTTTCAGTACAATTATCGAAGAACTGTGGCTGGTTGGGTTATGCTATTGttattgttcaattttccatcctcttttgatttgattttacaACTGGGTGCCGCTACGCTTTGCTAAGGCCAACGATAACAAGCAGCATAACATTGGGTTTCAAGAATACGAATGTAAAACGGACGACACAGATTTCATACGTTCGTGTAATGCGATTACATATGGAACATTAAAATTGAGACTCAGTAGCAGTAAAAACAGAAGTGGTAGAAATCCATTACAAAACCATTatttcgattccgattcccaATCTATCGTGCGCGTGTAAACTTgaatgtgcaaaaaaaaaccttttcaaTGGCATCGTGGCAACTATTCCATTCTATGCGCAAAAACTATCTCACCTTGACCCACTCTACAGCAAACGATGAAGAATGCCGGCCATACTGTAGCTCATATATTCTTCTGCGattatattttacattttgctAAGCTATTCGAttttaaagagaaaaaagctCGTGAAGTACATTCAACGGTAGTGcggtatttaaaaaaaaagaccgtATCACCTTTACTTATTGTATGTTATTGTATGGAAGTGTGCTAGGGAGCAACGTTCTCCGTTGAAATTTTTGTCAATATATTCCCTCTTTCTTATTGTTGATAGAAGAAGGACCAACCACTGTAGTGCAAAGATACATTGCGTCGCATAATCATCAAGCACTGGCGCACACACGGAGGTACGCATCTGCCACACAGCTCCTTGGCTCACATCACACAAAGTGCACACACTGGGATAGGGGAGACTTTAAACGcttcttcttttactttttcaaCGATGTTTGATCGTTTGAAAGCTAGCTCTTTCTTTTCTGATCCAGCCTTGAGCCAAAAAAAGTAGCACTGCCATGTGTATTAGGGGTCAGCTCCTGTCCACGCATACATCCTAGGTGATTGTGTGTGCTCATCCGCCACATTGAACGTACACCGCTAGCAAACCTCTTTCCATCCATATGGGTGAAATAGAATTAccttttttatctttcctTCTATCTTTGTGTCCGGCTGGCCTAGCAAGAATAAAATCGACACCGCACACGAAAaggcaacaagaaaaaaactaatgTAACCTGCAGGTCACACTGATTGGATGGTGTACCGTGCTGTTGTTCACAAATACATAGGCGATCTTGCACACATGTTGAGCTCGCATATTTGCGCATAGGTTCGAATGCACGATGAAAAAACGCCGATCCAAACGAACTAAACACACCAACCGACCGAAACGACACACCGACCACTACGGGCGATAGGAGAGAGAGACTTggacacgcacgcacacgacATTAGACAAGCAGGcgaaggaagaaagaaaaaaaacctctcgcCTGATCGACCAGATGGAGACCAAGGGACACTAGATTGACTGAGACGATTCAAGGCACGATACCGTACCTGCTGGATTTCCTCACTTTTCAATAATTCGTAATGAGTCTGATCTGTCTGCCACGGTAGCCCTACCCCTATCCCTGCATACATGCTTCCCTTCCCATTTCGTGGGCCTGCAACGTTACTCATCGTGATCACTTTGTCTGGCTCGCTGCTTCTCGCTCCCTCTTACATCACACTGGCTCGTGGCATTCCCCTTCGCCAGCAGATTGCCAAAAATTGCTGCAATCCAAGGGCCAATGACAGCGGAACGAGAATAGTTTAGCCGTATGCCGCTGCACCTATTCTATATACCATTTCTACCCAGCTGTGAAACGTGTGATCTACTTATGCTACCCACTCTTTGTCTATTTGCTAACCTACACTGCAGCCAACAGCCTGTTGAAGGATGTGTTAATCTTATCCATTAGGCGTCGCACACGGCCCACTACAAATTACTACTGTCGGTCCGCATTACATTCTCCATTACCACGGAGAGTGCTTGAAATTCGCACTGCAAACTCACTATTGGCTGGGGAAAATTGGTGACGAGAAATCATGCACAAAACCCTTCCTGATAAGGTTTTGTAATGGATTTTCACACTCTTCTGGTTCACTGCTTTCGCGCACTCGAATCTACCCGCTACACACAATGAGGCCACACACACTTTCTCGCTTTCtggtgacgacgacgacgacgacgacgacgacggcgaagCAACGACTCGTCGAAAAGGTGAGAGCGATCCTGCCACTGACGTCCAAAATCTCCCACATTCACTCCTTCCCACCTTTCCACGTACCTTTCCGTAACGCACACCGTATGTTTCAGAACATTTGTTCTTCCACACCACACGCCATTGGCTTCCCGCGAGTTCCAGCAGCGATGTTAGCACTTTTTGTAGTTAGCTTCAGAAAGATCTTGAGGTATCTAAAACACCCTAAAAACGCTTTTAAAATAAACCTTTTGACACCTTGTCACTTTGTACACAGTACAGCGCGCAAAAAGTTACACATGCACTCAAACGTAAAATGTCATCAATTATACATGATATTGTATAATGTTTAACATATGTACATTTGAATCGTTCAATTgatcaaacaaataaaacacttttttattataatggACACTAGAAAGTACTCACGGTTGTACACGAACGGCGGACGATGCCATCCACAATTGCtatggtgtgttttttgtacCCATCTGTTTATGCATACCCGTCACAACAAACTCtactgtgtgtgcgtgtatcgAAATGTCTGTCAAAATTGACAAGTTTATTCGTGTCGGTTCAATCCGGAaatatgttttgtattttttgttctaaCAAACCAATGCATCGTTATCTCGTTGCGAGGGCAGATATTTCTCAATTTATGTTCGGGGATAAACGATGTGGACGATGTAAATTCCTGTCGGGTAGGGATCAGGCTTTCTGCATTTTAGTTTAGTGTATTTTAATAATGAATGAGCTATACGGTAATGTAAGtcaatttattttgatttccCTTCACTTCATATAAGGTGTGTGATGATATATTGCTACACTTATTGCAGCTCATGTGCGCGACATAAACAACCGGAAAATTGTTAAACTAATGTTCAGAAAATGCAAAGAAAAGTAGGGTTGACTCTGTGAATGTATTTGTATACGTGATTGCACTCAATTGTCTcatatatttaaatttattggaAACTGATTTACTTCGATCTTGTATTCCAacgaaaaattataaaactaATAAGGTTTCTATTCTACCACACCAAATGTGAACATTTTGGGAAAAAGTATAATGCTGGCTGGAACTGTGTTCCCAAAGTGTAGTTTCGATTCGAACACCTATGCGCATGTTGATTACTTTGACAAAGTcccgacacaaaaaaaaacctttggaTATTTAACTATAAACGGCACAGTCCGTGTGGGCAATCGGCAAAATGAACCACAATTAAAACGAGTACAACACCATATCGAGCGCTCCAGCACGTGTTCTTTGCCGAAAAGGCCATCACACTatatttttgcctttttcaaACGCTGTCTTGCTTGTGCTTTTGTGTATCGATTCCTTTCGTGACGTTGTTCGCCCGTTTGTGAGGTATCCTCGTGCTCTTGTTGCTTTTGAAAAtctgaaattgaaattgaaaatgcaaaaagCAAGTTTATCTTTTATACCACTAAGTTGGGCAATCAAATTTAACTGAATGTGTGGTATTTTAGCAAATCGAAACAATTCTTTAGGGTCGCATCTTTCTTGAGAAACGATGAAATTACCTTCTAATATGTCAATTGGCGGATCAAGCAGACCTTTTCGCTGCAATTTTTTGTAGTACCATACTAATTTTGCTACTCCGAATCCCATGCTAGTGATCACCATTATGATGAATACCATTAACGAAGAATACTGAGAGgagaaaaacagaacacatATAAGCTAAACATTGGTCTTTGCGATACCTGCATAGCTGCAAATTTACACACCCTGATGGTCGGATTTTCTGTTAGTAACATATCGGCCAGCACGATGCACAAGCCGATCACACAGCCAATCGCACTGCCAATGAATGGGGAACGCTTTTCGTCCTCACGCTCTTTGTTGCTTAACGTGGCAGCTTTCCGCGCAGCCTGAATAATTCCCATATCCTGTGGTTGAAGTTGCAGCGCCTTGCCGTACGAGAGCAGCGCTGTGTCGTACTGCCCTACAGCCATGCTAACTTCCGCCTTCCGGAAGTACCCTTTCGCCCAGGTAGGGTTCAGTGTGATGGCCTTGTCTGCGTCTGCATTGGCGTAGTAGTACTGCTGCATCTTGCAGAACGCTAACGATCGATTACTGTACAGTATAGGGTCCGCGGGACTAAGCTTGATGGCATGAGTGTAATGAAGGATCGCTTCGGTGAAGTTGCCGGCTTTCACACACCGATTTCCTTCCTCTTTCAGTTCATCCGCCGTCAGATTAAGGTTACTCTTGCCTGTCTCCTTTTCTGTTGGCTTTGGTTTTTCACTGCTGCCCTTGGACTGTGACTGAATGGAGGAACAAGCATTTTTATTCACATTTGCTCCAATTAGTTATCTACTTTAACTCTAGGGGACATGCCTCCATAACTTACCATTGTTTTACCCAGGAACGATCAACTGCGACCAAAGGCAGGATATAAATTCAGTCTGCTGTAACCTTTAACGCACAACGCCGTGCAATTTTTTATCTATCTAAGGAGCAAAACTAGCAAATTACATGCACACAACTAGTCATACTAACGtgtcttttttctttgcaaaggAAAAATCGACAtcaatgtttttgttgatACAGGCGATAGATGTATGCGTGTGGCGAAATGTCATCAATATCTGGGGGCGCAGGTGTTTTGACACTAGCTTCGTTCAATATGAAGATAGCAGCAAACATTTTAAgttgcaggcaggccttgacgtACGCTCATACACGCATCCTTCGTTAAATCGAAAACATTGATCACACACTAGGAATTTACCAATCTTCGCAACAGAATTTACCAAGCATCGTAATGATagtgataaataaaaaagaaatatattttcttttgtgcCTGCATTCAAGCAAAACTGTTCCcatttacttcttctttttgtactTGTCTACTGTATCAATGTAATAATGGCAGTAAACAAACTTACTTCCTTGCAGCGGTGTTCCGGTTTGTGCAGAAGATGCAATTTCTCCCGCAAGACACCACATGGAGCATGTCATCACGATTAGTTTTTAACATCTAAAATCCCTCAGATCtattattttgttgatgcgaaATCCTTAGCCCattgcaaaacaataaaaaaagctgCAATGGTTCACGCATAAATCAATTCTATCAATCGTGAGGATGagtttttcaatttaatgAGAGCCGAGCACCGAAAACAGATGCAATTTCTCCCGCAAGACACCACATGGAGCATGTCATCACGATTAGTTTTTAACATCTAAAATCCCTCCgatccattattttgttgatgcgaaTTCCTTAGCCCattgcaaaacaataaaaaagctgCAATGGTTCACGCATAAATCAATTCTATCAATCGTGAGGATGagtttttcaatttaatgAGAGCCGAGCACCGAAAACAATACAGCTCGATTGCTTTTTAAAGGATTAAATCTCCATACAGAGTGCCACTGTAAATACGCGAGAGATGGCTCCACTTGGTCGTTCCAAAAACATTCCCttacagtttttgttttaggatTGCCATTACGAACCATTAGCTCATCGAGTAATGAAGGCTTTATTTTCTTCTGAACTGTACTAAAAAATTAGAAGTTACTTTATGCAATAATGTTCCCTCCCGAATGAGTTTtttatagaagaaaaaaaaaaatgcgttaGTGATGGAAATTAGAACCTTTTCGCCCATACTTACTAAGCAAATAAAATCGACGAAGGTAAATATAAAGAGCCTCTTTCCATCTGTGTTATCCTACAATTGTGTATTTTTCGGTGAATATATATCccaaattaatttattttattttatttgaatgcTTGATTCCGTCCAGATGCAATCAATTCACATGAACATAAAAAAGTACCGAAGCAGGAATATGGAATATATAATTGTTTGAACGAATCAACTAACGTTACAGGATAACGAAGGAATAAAGGGTGCTGTGCGGTAGTGGTGTTCAAACGGTCCAGTACCTTTATCCTTTAACGATAAACCGTTCTAGGAAGTGCATCCTGATGTGTTCGGTTTGCGATATATGCGCGAGaaggtaaataaaaaacaatacttttgCTAAACGTCTCCCTTCTTTCTCGCCCTATCTTTCGGTCTGTCGGTGTCCGCCCAAAAACTATTGAGATTGGCGGAGGTTCTCGTTGCAGGCTCAATCATCGCTTAGCTCGACGTCATCTATATTTACATCCTATcgacgaaaaacaaaagaagcaaGTTTGAAGTTGATCAAAATCCTATGATCCTGCCTTGACCAGTATTTTTACTTAATACTTACCGAAGTATCGATATTATCGTCCAGATTCAGCGCTTCTATTTCAGACTCAAAGTCTTCCAGTGAACTTTTCCGTTTTACTTGCGCTGCTGACACACCGCCCACATTGGCCATGGGCGTAGTTATCGTGGGCGGTACGTTGGAGGGTGCAAGTTGTGTGGAATTGGTGTTTACTACGGATGGATCAACGTGCTTTGAAACCGAGGCAGCAGCCTGGAACGACGGAAATGGTCTCATAAATATCATAATACGTCGTTCTTTACATTGTTTATCCATACTTACAACATCGTTTCCGTTCGGTAGTGTCGCGGTGGCTTCGCTCGATGCGCTTGGATTGTAGTCAAACTTTCCTTCATTTTCTGCCATTTTCATTTCCTCAATAGGCGTGCGATCAATGTTGAGTGGTACCTTTGAAGCATGGACAAAATAATAGATTAATAAAAGCCAAATAGCAACACCCGCCAAGGAGCTGTGCAATCGAGCCAATTACTTTGGTAGCGACGTTCGCGGGCAGCAGTGTGCTTCGCTCTGGTAGGAGAAATTGCTGCGTCTTTACTGAATCGTAGAAGCCCGGAAACAGATTTTCATATTGCTGTGGATCCGCTAAGCTTTGACCGGCCTTTTCATTGATTTTAGCCAGCTCCGTACGCCAAATATCAAGCACGTGCGAAATTTTGCTTGGCAAGTACGTCCTGCAAAGGAGAATGATACAACACATGCCGTCGATAAGCCATGCCATCTTATCACATCGGCGGGCGCCCTTGGGCCGCAGCAACACTTTCTTTGCAATCAACTTACCGGGCGAAGAATGCTGCTTCCGGTATCCGGTTTGTTTGGATCAgaatttccaaacatttttctAAATCACCCAGCAGAAACATGGACAAGAAAGAGATGTTGAATTTGCCCTGCGTGACACCGTTCTCGCCAAGATTCCGCAGCATATCCGCATCGCCTGTGAACGAAAAAAGGaacacacaataaaaaaaaagaatagtaAGTAACTTCAACACATGTGCACGGTTCAATATCGGAAAGCGATAGGCATCGGTTTGTAACGTATTACCCAGAAGTTCTCTTGGAGTGGGTAATGTGAACCAGTTGTGAACCACCAACTTGATTACGTTTTATGTGCTGTATATGATTAACACCGTTCCCGTAATGGGCAGCAAAGCATGCGATATGGCATtggattttctttcttttttttttgctatctgTCACCTCTTTTAAGACAACATGACAATTTATGGCAACAGGCCGTCCTGGGGCCTTCGATATACTACATACATAGGGCTAGTTAATGAATATAATTATTTTGAGAGCAAATACCAATAACCTCAAGCACAGGGACAGTTTGATTTGCAATGAAAATGGTACCATTGCGCCGAGGTTTGCTAAAACTCTGCCTGCCAGTGTTTTGGATATCGCTCCGAATGCTTACCCGTACTAGTTGCTAGCAGCAGGAGCCCACCGTAATCGTTTGCATTCGTCAGACATTCCTTGACGAGATCGAACTTGTTCTTGCTGGTGGCGATGCCGGCGAGCTGGCTCCATTTTTGGGGACTGTCAGATTCGCGAGCAAGCATGAGCGCCGTATCGAGATCGCCTATTTTCAGCGCCAGCTCAAAACGATGCTCTGGATCAATCGAGACCTGTAAAGCTTGCTGGCGGAATCCTTGCATTTCCAGGAAATGGGCCACACGTGTGCGATGCTCCTTCGGGATGGTGGGCAACACACGATCCGCCGTTTCGAAGTCACGCCGCATAACAGCTGTCTGGTATTCTAACACCGACAGTAACAGTGCAAAGCTGGTCACATTCAACTCCTTATCACCGAGATACAACCTGATTGTTGAATATATACATAGAAAAGTGTGTTTAAACATTGCACACAATGTTAAGTTTGCTTACTTGTCTGCTCGTTTGCTTACCTGTTATCCTTCGGCACGTATCCAAGCAGATACATCGTTCGATCGAGATGGGAAACGGTAACAATTTCTCCGCCAACATAGTAGTTGATGCGGTTCACAGAATTTGTGTAGATGAAACAATCGCCAACCCAAAGTCCTGTACGCACCAGCTCGTTTACTTCGCCAAGAACCTGCGGTAAAGGTAATTCATCATCTAATCGTAGCACTAACCCCCAACCAACCCATCGTTTTGCTATACGTACATCGAAGGCTTCCTCGATGCCATCTTCACCCAACTGTTGCTTGGTGGCCAACGCATTTTGAATCATGCCGATGTCAACCTTCAGTATGAAGTAAGAGTCCTCGGTGGCAAGACATACCAGTGTGCCCGCTTCGTTCCAAAATACGTGTCTGAAATCAGTTAGCCAAATGTAAATGATTGTTAATCAAAgtagaaaatattaatttgcATTTGCACCAGCAGAACATACCTTGGCTGAACCTCGATTCGTCTGATCAGTTCCAAATTTTCCCAATCGTAGAATGTTAAGCCAGATGATGTTTTAACTCCCAGCAATTGTCCACCGAAGATACCTAGTGTGcaagaaagacaaaaaaatattatgaacTCCAAAGCCAGTGTTGCTTATAATCGCAAACGACATAAATCATGcaaaatgattattttgaaACATGAAACACTTCATACACATATTAGAATGTACCTTCTGTGGAACAGTTAAatgcgggtttttttttacagtagCAGTTACAAGAGACAAGAACAATGGCAgcgagaaaatggaaaattggaGAGTAGAAAAGAGCCACTTTAGATAAGGCAAGCGCATAAATGTTTGATTTACTTCAGTACGCTAAAGACAATTGGTAGCTTTTCGTTCATGTAAGGCTTTTTAGGCGCTGCAacgattaaaaataaaacgcttACCTTCTGCACCGTAGTCGGGGGTAAAGCTTTTCCGTTCCTTAAAATTACGGAACAGCTTCACTGTGCCGCTCGATTCGCGTACGGCATACTCGCTGTTTTCCGAGGCCCACACAAATTCTTGAGCGGAACCGAACGCTTTATTGCGGAGGGCCATGGACGTGTAGATTATGTATTCTCCGTCGCCGCACACCACCACAAACCTGTTGAAATGAATCGAGATGAAATCAGAGACGATGAGGAGGGGTTCGGATGTTTcggataaaacaaaaataatcaagGGACGCACCTTCCATTGGGATTGTGGGCGATTGTTTGTGGATAGATTTCACATGCACCCATATCTTTAACCGCTACCGGCAAGCGTTCACCGTCCTTGATTTCCGTTCCTGTTGCAACAGAAAGGAGACAGtagaaaaagggggaaacgAAAATAAATTCTGTGTCGAAACGATTCTAACTCCTGCACTCTGAGTCTCCTGTAGAGATTTTGAGGTTTCTAACACGTTCAGTTACTGATTTGAATAATTCATATTCAAGTTTAAGGTTTATGCTGGTGTTTGACAAAAAACGTAGGGACGCAGGGACATTTATACTGATACTGATGAGCATTGTATGCACGTTCACAAAATTATAACCCAATACATATTAGTGAATTTATTTGCAAATTATGGTTACTAAATGAAATATTACCGTCAagcagatttttttaaacaataattaaaaaattactACTTTAAGTAAAACAACAGTATCTAAACAGAAAATAAGATTAAATTGTACAGCTATTTGAAATCAGCATCGGTATggggtttattattttttttaataaaaacaaactaacaTTGTTGAGAAAAACTTAAACGGACATATTCATCACACTAATGAGTTGTGTCGCAACATTCACAAAATTAACTGCTCAAATACACTTGCAAATATTTCCGCTTAGGCACAATAGCGCAATGGTAAACTGTACAATGTTCGAATATGCATTAGGGGATGATGTGCATAGCGAAAATGCGGAAAATGACACGCTGTTTTGACCTGCCGTACAGTTCTGCTTCTTTAGGTTAAACGGGTACACATTAAGGAGGATGGTGGGTTTAATCATTCTAATGGAGATATACATTCTCTTGCATGGAAGGAAGGAGGAGGAACATGTTACAGGCGTGATATGCTCAGCAATGTTTGATTGTTACTTCCGGTGCTTTCTATAAATGCATTGCTATAACAgtaaaaaaacggcaaaaagGCACAgaattgtttgtttcgttcgtaGTACATTTGCTAGTTGGAACATGaagatgaaacaaaataataaaaaagaagcattttttttaatcgttgTGCAATATGCACCATTCAGTTTCGACTCGATGTtagaattttttatttttcataggATAAAGCAGTACAGCACTTACCTTCAGGGAGCGCTTTCAGGTTAACTTGCTGCATTTCGGAGTGCCTAGCCCATACAATTTTTCCTCCATTCACATCCATCGACATCGCCGGTTCCTCGCGACCAaccttgatgatgatggaccCCTCGTCGTAGCTAATaatgtgaaacaaaacaatgtacAGCAGGCAAAACGTTTAGTCTGTGTCTCAACAATAACTCGCACAAAATACACCACTAATATCACGATATATGTCTCTGTGGAGGTTACTTACCCTAACGCCACGTTGTTGGTGCCTCGCATGCAGGCAATTGTCCAGACACGCTCAAATCCATAATTTAGCGACGTCTCCAGTCTGTAAGTGCCCGAGTGCCAAATGCGAATGGTACCATCCTCCGAGCCCGTTAGCAGAATCGGGAGCTCCGGATGAAAGTAGACCGCTGACACGTTTTGTGCATGCCCTTCCAGCGTTTGGACACACGTTTTATTCTGATAGTCCCAGATTTTGACCAACCGATCGTCGGCACCGGAAATGAGGTACGGTTTATCACCTCCATGATAGTAATCCACACAGTTTACTCCCTTCTCGTGGCCCTCGAGCGTAAAGTTGGGAACGTTCGAGCCCAGCTGCCACACTTTGACCGTACGGTCAAGCGATGCGCTTGCGAATGTATTGTTGTCTTTCGGGTTGAACACGACCTGCATGACGTAGTGCGTGTGTCCCTCGAAGACGCGCTGTACTGCCCACATCTTTTCCCAGTTCCACAGCTTCACCAACATGTCGTCTGCAAGTAATatgtttatataaaaaaaccgACAACGCACGTGAAAAATATCAGACGCCTCTTTCCATAATTCTGCCCGACATTTACTTACCACTACACGTAAGAATGAGCGGCTGTGTTGGATGCACCGCGATGCAGCGTACGTAATCGGTGTGCGCCTCGAACGAATGCACCTTTTCGAGGGTGTTGTAGTTGAAAACGCGCACCTGCATGTCGTCAGAGCCGGTGAGGATCCAGTTCTTGCGCGCCACAAAGCGAGCACAGCGAACCGGTAGATCACAGACCTCGAAATCTTTTACCAGCTGCTGGTTCTCGTAGTTCATCACGTGTACGTGGCCATTGTACAGGGCGCACAGCATCCATGGCTCCGTCGGGTGCAGATCTACCGACTTTACTCGGTCCGACCGCGACGTAAGCCTTCTTTTGATGTCCAACCTTAGTGGCTGTTCGGGGGGAAATAGAGTGCAAGTACAACACATCGGTTAAAGTTATATAAATGTGGATACTTTTCAGCAGTATCAAGTTAAGCATCTTAAACTAGTTCCGGGTTCCAACGGATATAAATAGagcaaattgtttaaataccaAACAGATTTTTCATATACGCAAGAAATAAGGAGCCGCAATGCAATCGACCTAATAAAAAGAGCCGACGGGGTGCGATAACGTCCATTGTGTCATCCGGTGGGAGAatgtttaaatgaaaataaaaaagtgttgcGCTCATATAGCATATGGCTAGAGGAGTCATTCTCCAGCATAGATAAACGCCGAAAGCAAATAAGTATGGAATCATAAATATCACTGGCACTGCAGGTTTTTAATGTTTCATCATCCAGCTCCACCAAATGCCCAAATACCACCCCacgtacactcacacatacacacacacacgtatgaaataaaacaatgtaaaaCACTCGCTGCACAGGGATTCTAACCCTGCTGGTCCCTGAATGGCCGACGGAATCCAAGACATTTCCACATCACTTATCACAATCGACAACAACATCGCTCCCATTGACGATCCGGCAAAAGTGATGACGATGGAGTTGTAGCTTTGAGGACGATTTTGATTTGGGCGTATCCGTGGGTGCATAGCAATCTAAATGCACCGGATGCAAAACTATACTAAAGCACCGATCCATAGCTGTCCAAAACATACAAAGTGAAACGTTTACAAACAAGTCGCACTTAGAATCACGAAATGTAGCATTAATTAGGCACAAATTTTCAACCATTCATTTCACTCATTCAGTGTGTTTGTCACCGGGTATGGAATGTTCACTTTTGCAAGATACCCACACCCACCCACGgctgaaatttaaattacacaAAACCACCGGGAGTTTACTAACCATTTTCTGCTGATTGCACTATGTTTAATAATAGTTTAACACAagatatttaacaaaattcaGCACCAACATGAAAACACGGTTTCGACGTGGCTAAGTTTGATGACATATGGATGACAATCGCAAGAATGACGATTTGACATATGTCACCGAGGCGCTCAAATTTTGACCAAACTCCAGTTCCGATGTGTATTGTGACCGAATAGCTAGAAATGTTTGCCCATTGTACTATGGACGTGCGCTCTAGTGAGCGCAAAATTGGCTCCTCCCTTTTATTTTCGAACATGCCTGTTTCTAActttgtttgaatttgaattcGTAACGGCAATAAAATAcgttaaaaaaactaaacaaatttACTCTTTCTCAAGTTTGCTGATTAGCTCACGTGCTTTATGAAAACCAAgcgaattattatttttttcatttctagaTACTACAAAGaacaaatgtttattttaaagataTTTATGAGATATGTCCATGGTAAAGGATCGATTTAATTGAAGTAAATGTATGTTGAGATACGACACAGTCAACGACCAGGACATCGCGGTGATCCATTCTATCAATTTCTATTAATACCGTGCTCCGTCCGTCCGACAGATCCGTTTACGTGGTACAATAAATTTTaagacatttttaattaagaTCAGTAAAAGCGGGTTTGACGGTAAGTGAACAGAGTGGTCGTCAAGGGTCCTGTCGATCG encodes:
- the LOC121594894 gene encoding coatomer subunit beta' isoform X3; its protein translation is MGHMKNKRRNQAKEAALQREERLRRLEEMDLENMPLRLDIKRRLTSRSDRVKSVDLHPTEPWMLCALYNGHVHVMNYENQQLVKDFEVCDLPVRCARFVARKNWILTGSDDMQVRVFNYNTLEKVHSFEAHTDYVRCIAVHPTQPLILTCSDDMLVKLWNWEKMWAVQRVFEGHTHYVMQVVFNPKDNNTFASASLDRTVKVWQLGSNVPNFTLEGHEKGVNCVDYYHGGDKPYLISGADDRLVKIWDYQNKTCVQTLEGHAQNVSAVYFHPELPILLTGSEDGTIRIWHSGTYRLETSLNYGFERVWTIACMRGTNNVALGYDEGSIIIKVGREEPAMSMDVNGGKIVWARHSEMQQVNLKALPEGTEIKDGERLPVAVKDMGACEIYPQTIAHNPNGRFVVVCGDGEYIIYTSMALRNKAFGSAQEFVWASENSEYAVRESSGTVKLFRNFKERKSFTPDYGAEEGIFGGQLLGVKTSSGLTFYDWENLELIRRIEVQPRHVFWNEAGTLVCLATEDSYFILKVDIGMIQNALATKQQLGEDGIEEAFDVLGEVNELVRTGLWVGDCFIYTNSVNRINYYVGGEIVTVSHLDRTMYLLGYVPKDNRLYLGDKELNVTSFALLLSVLEYQTAVMRRDFETADRVLPTIPKEHRTRVAHFLEMQGFRQQALQVSIDPEHRFELALKIGDLDTALMLARESDSPQKWSQLAGIATSKNKFDLVKECLTNANDYGGLLLLATSTGDADMLRNLGENGVTQGKFNISFLSMFLLGDLEKCLEILIQTNRIPEAAFFARTYLPSKISHVLDIWRTELAKINEKAGQSLADPQQYENLFPGFYDSVKTQQFLLPERSTLLPANVATKVPLNIDRTPIEEMKMAENEGKFDYNPSASSEATATLPNGNDVAAASVSKHVDPSVVNTNSTQLAPSNVPPTITTPMANVGGVSAAQVKRKSSLEDFESEIEALNLDDNIDTSDVNIDDVELSDD
- the LOC121594894 gene encoding coatomer subunit beta' isoform X4, which translates into the protein MPLRLDIKRRLTSRSDRVKSVDLHPTEPWMLCALYNGHVHVMNYENQQLVKDFEVCDLPVRCARFVARKNWILTGSDDMQVRVFNYNTLEKVHSFEAHTDYVRCIAVHPTQPLILTCSDDMLVKLWNWEKMWAVQRVFEGHTHYVMQVVFNPKDNNTFASASLDRTVKVWQLGSNVPNFTLEGHEKGVNCVDYYHGGDKPYLISGADDRLVKIWDYQNKTCVQTLEGHAQNVSAVYFHPELPILLTGSEDGTIRIWHSGTYRLETSLNYGFERVWTIACMRGTNNVALGYDEGSIIIKVGREEPAMSMDVNGGKIVWARHSEMQQVNLKALPEGTEIKDGERLPVAVKDMGACEIYPQTIAHNPNGRFVVVCGDGEYIIYTSMALRNKAFGSAQEFVWASENSEYAVRESSGTVKLFRNFKERKSFTPDYGAEEGIFGGQLLGVKTSSGLTFYDWENLELIRRIEVQPRHVFWNEAGTLVCLATEDSYFILKVDIGMIQNALATKQQLGEDGIEEAFDVLGEVNELVRTGLWVGDCFIYTNSVNRINYYVGGEIVTVSHLDRTMYLLGYVPKDNRLYLGDKELNVTSFALLLSVLEYQTAVMRRDFETADRVLPTIPKEHRTRVAHFLEMQGFRQQALQVSIDPEHRFELALKIGDLDTALMLARESDSPQKWSQLAGIATSKNKFDLVKECLTNANDYGGLLLLATSTGDADMLRNLGENGVTQGKFNISFLSMFLLGDLEKCLEILIQTNRIPEAAFFARTYLPSKISHVLDIWRTELAKINEKAGQSLADPQQYENLFPGFYDSVKTQQFLLPERSTLLPANVATKVPLNIDRTPIEEMKMAENEGKFDYNPSASSEATATLPNGNDVAAASVSKHVDPSVVNTNSTQLAPSNVPPTITTPMANVGGVSAAQVKRKSSLEDFESEIEALNLDDNIDTSDVNIDDVELSDD